A genomic segment from Hyalangium gracile encodes:
- the adh gene encoding aldehyde dehydrogenase: protein MSKVYEAPNQPGSKVQFASRYGNYIGGEFVPPTKGQYFENITPVTGKPFCEIPRSTHEDIEKALDAAHKAKGAWGKTSVTTRADMLNKIADRMQANLEKLAVAETWDNGKPIRETLAADLPLAIDHFRYFAGVIRAQEGSLGELDENTVSYHFQEPLGVVGQIIPWNFPLLMAAWKLAPALAAGNCVVLKPAEQTPATILMLMELVGDLIPPGVLNVVNGFGIEAGKPLASNKRIAKVAFTGETTTGRLIMQYASENLIPVTLELGGKSPNVFFADVFDKNDDFAEKVLEGFAMFALNQGEVCTCPSRALVQDKFYDAFMQKAVERTRKIVQGNPLDTSTMIGAQASNDQLEKILSYIDIGKKEGAKVLTGGGRASLSGALSEGYYVQPTIFEGHNKMRIFQEEIFGPVVSVAKFKDQADALAIANETLYGLGAGVWTRDTNTAYRMGREIQAGRVWVNCYHLYPAHAAFGGYKQSGIGRETHKMMLNHYQQTKNMLVSYDPKPMGFF, encoded by the coding sequence AGTTCGCCAGCCGCTATGGCAACTACATCGGAGGGGAGTTCGTCCCGCCCACCAAGGGCCAGTACTTCGAGAACATCACCCCGGTGACGGGCAAGCCGTTCTGCGAGATTCCGCGCTCCACCCACGAGGACATCGAGAAGGCCCTCGACGCGGCCCACAAGGCCAAGGGCGCCTGGGGCAAGACGTCCGTCACCACCCGCGCGGACATGCTCAACAAGATCGCCGACCGGATGCAGGCCAATCTCGAGAAGCTCGCGGTCGCCGAGACGTGGGACAACGGCAAGCCCATCCGCGAGACGCTGGCGGCGGACCTGCCGCTGGCCATCGATCACTTCCGCTACTTCGCGGGCGTCATCCGCGCGCAGGAGGGCAGCCTGGGCGAGCTGGACGAGAACACCGTCTCGTACCACTTCCAGGAGCCGCTCGGCGTCGTGGGGCAGATCATCCCCTGGAACTTCCCGCTGCTGATGGCGGCCTGGAAGCTGGCGCCGGCGCTGGCCGCGGGCAACTGCGTGGTGCTCAAGCCCGCCGAGCAGACGCCCGCCACCATCCTCATGCTGATGGAGCTGGTAGGCGACCTGATTCCGCCCGGCGTGCTCAACGTGGTGAACGGCTTTGGCATCGAGGCCGGCAAGCCGCTGGCCAGCAACAAGCGCATCGCCAAGGTGGCCTTCACCGGTGAGACGACGACGGGCCGCCTCATCATGCAGTACGCCTCGGAGAACCTCATCCCGGTGACGCTGGAGCTGGGCGGCAAGTCGCCCAACGTCTTCTTCGCGGACGTGTTCGACAAGAACGACGACTTCGCCGAGAAGGTGCTCGAGGGCTTCGCGATGTTTGCCCTCAACCAGGGCGAGGTGTGCACCTGTCCGTCGCGCGCGCTGGTGCAGGACAAGTTCTACGACGCCTTCATGCAGAAGGCCGTGGAGCGCACCAGGAAGATCGTCCAGGGCAACCCGCTGGACACCAGCACGATGATCGGCGCCCAGGCGTCCAACGATCAGCTGGAGAAGATCCTCTCGTACATCGACATCGGCAAGAAGGAGGGCGCCAAGGTGCTCACCGGTGGCGGCCGCGCGAGCCTGTCGGGCGCCCTGTCCGAGGGGTACTACGTGCAGCCCACGATCTTCGAGGGCCACAACAAGATGCGCATCTTCCAGGAGGAGATCTTCGGCCCGGTGGTGTCGGTGGCGAAGTTCAAGGACCAGGCGGACGCGCTGGCCATCGCCAACGAGACGCTGTACGGCCTGGGCGCGGGCGTGTGGACGCGTGACACGAACACGGCGTACCGCATGGGCCGGGAGATCCAGGCGGGCCGCGTGTGGGTGAACTGCTACCACCTGTACCCGGCGCACGCGGCGTTCGGCGGCTACAAGCAGTCGGGCATCGGCCGCGAGACGCACAAGATGATGCTCAACCACTACCAGCAGACGAAGAACATGCTGGTGAGCTACGACCCGAAGCCGATGGGCTTCTTCTAG
- a CDS encoding DUF779 domain-containing protein has product MSVERVTVTPKAEALLRKLQGQYGPLLFHQSGGCCDGSAPMCFPRGDFKIGQEDVFLGTIVDTPFYISGPQFEYWQHTHLTVDVVPGRGSGFSVEAPEGVRFLIRSRVFEDAEYRALQEAGPPPRGPQH; this is encoded by the coding sequence ATGAGCGTGGAGCGAGTGACCGTGACGCCCAAGGCCGAGGCCCTGCTGCGCAAGCTGCAGGGGCAGTACGGCCCGCTGCTCTTCCACCAGTCGGGAGGCTGCTGCGACGGCAGCGCGCCGATGTGCTTCCCGCGCGGCGACTTCAAGATCGGCCAGGAGGACGTGTTCCTCGGGACGATCGTGGACACGCCGTTCTACATCTCCGGTCCGCAGTTCGAGTACTGGCAGCACACCCACCTGACGGTGGACGTGGTGCCGGGGCGAGGGAGCGGCTTCTCGGTGGAGGCACCGGAAGGAGTCCGCTTCCTCATCCGCTCGCGTGTCTTCGAGGACGCGGAGTACCGGGCGCTGCAGGAGGCGGGGCCACCGCCTCGCGGGCCGCAGCACTGA
- a CDS encoding serine/threonine-protein kinase gives MSAAPAPGTLLASRFLIQRLAGRGGMGSVYRAVDTTNEHVVALKLVHAVGDSETARRFTREAQLLSELRHPRIVSYVAHGVTEEGQPFLAMEWLEGEDLAHRLAHQPLSLSESLLLVRCVAEGLAAAHARGIVHRDIKPSNLFLRGGRIEDVVVLDFGLARLVASSQALTGSSTVLGTPGYMAPEQASSQEDITPGADIFSLGCVLYQCLTGKAPFQAPHMAAVLAKILFSEPARLRTLRPELPASLQGLLDRMLAKAPARRLADGTQLLPAVEALETLAEVPAPGHPHTPQPTSLAHAEQHLVSVLLATPYGAAANAPTLNAEDAEHARQRQGPLLQELRANGARAALLADGSLLATFLVERGTATDQAVLAARCALTVKERWPDSLVVLATGLTLRGEALPVGEVMDRAGEFLRKMEREHAVASQVVLDTTTAGLLGPRFQVDKTPSGAIQLRGELLSVDESRPLLGRPTPCVGREQELAMLEMAFHSCVEDTSARAVLVTAPPGTGKSRLRHEFLRRLEHRAQPMLVMFGRGDPMNAGSAYGLMGEAVRRLCGVLNGEPLECRRQKLARRVSQHLAAEEVKDTVEFLGELCGVAFPLEDSPKLRAAREDPRLMSAQVTRAMVTFLRAELSQGPVLLVLEDLHWSDSFTVKLVDEVLRELTEQPLLVLALARPEVRELFPGLWSQHLQEVTLRGLSQKACTRLVHEVLGPQVRPAVVARLVEQAAGNALFLEELIRNEAEGHGEETPGTVLAMLQSRLQRLERGPRRVLLAASIFGRSFWPRGVRTLLEEEISSDELEHGLRSLRELEMVQPQAGSRFPGETEYRFRHALVRDAAYGLVPDNLKPLGHQRAGAWLEQAGEQDAWVLAEHYQLGKKKERAVHFFTRAGERLYEQQDIAGAQRCVQAALACEPTGPALAELRALEVMISFWQEDFEHGFSVGTKVQSQLLRGSAPWARVTGAMILMGAQCGRHADVAQLGQLLLSTNPAPEAIPFYVETAAIMTAINSWCGLRAPALLVLERLNAVGADILSRDPGARGWTWCGRAYPRHYLQPHPWQACIAGEEGVKAFREVNSERNRTAPQAIWGMALEALGEGARAIEVLRDAAETSRRAGQTYAAAATQMQLLYVLSNSPEPTHREESRELARRVADEANGDMLHLGISQLALARAAGAEGRHAEAEAHARRACEQIGGFLAFQLVARTFLSSTLRAQGRMQEARAEAAAGVQVLEQIGGAGAGSVGAWLALAEACFAMGDDTEGKRTLRHAVHCVRQRSLDIPEAMARARFWLYVPENARTLELARQRLEPDWELAPPP, from the coding sequence ATGTCCGCCGCGCCAGCTCCCGGCACCCTCCTGGCAAGCCGCTTCCTGATCCAACGACTGGCGGGCCGCGGCGGCATGGGCTCCGTCTACCGAGCCGTGGACACCACGAACGAGCACGTCGTGGCCCTCAAGCTGGTGCATGCGGTGGGGGACTCCGAGACGGCGCGGCGCTTCACGCGGGAGGCCCAGCTGCTCTCCGAGCTGCGCCACCCCCGGATCGTCTCCTACGTGGCCCACGGCGTCACCGAGGAGGGTCAGCCCTTCCTCGCCATGGAGTGGCTGGAGGGTGAGGACCTGGCCCACCGGCTGGCGCATCAGCCCTTGAGCCTCTCGGAGTCGCTGCTGCTGGTGCGCTGTGTCGCCGAGGGCCTCGCCGCCGCGCACGCGCGGGGCATCGTCCACCGCGACATCAAGCCCTCCAACCTCTTCCTGCGCGGCGGCAGGATCGAGGACGTGGTGGTGCTGGACTTCGGGCTGGCCCGACTGGTGGCCTCCTCGCAGGCGCTCACCGGCAGCTCCACGGTGCTGGGCACTCCCGGGTACATGGCGCCCGAGCAGGCCTCCAGCCAGGAGGACATCACCCCGGGCGCGGACATCTTCTCGCTGGGGTGCGTGCTGTATCAGTGCCTCACGGGCAAGGCCCCGTTCCAGGCCCCGCACATGGCCGCGGTGCTGGCCAAGATCCTCTTCTCGGAGCCCGCGCGGCTGCGCACGCTGCGGCCCGAGCTGCCCGCCTCGCTGCAGGGCCTGCTGGATCGGATGCTGGCCAAGGCTCCCGCGCGTCGGCTCGCGGATGGCACGCAGCTGCTGCCCGCGGTGGAGGCGCTGGAGACCCTGGCCGAGGTCCCCGCCCCGGGCCATCCCCACACGCCACAGCCCACCAGCCTGGCGCACGCCGAGCAGCACCTGGTGAGCGTGCTGCTGGCCACGCCCTACGGAGCCGCCGCGAACGCGCCCACGCTCAACGCCGAGGACGCGGAGCACGCCCGCCAGCGGCAGGGCCCGTTGCTGCAGGAGCTTCGGGCGAACGGCGCGCGTGCCGCATTGCTGGCCGACGGCTCGCTTCTGGCCACCTTCCTGGTGGAGCGCGGCACCGCCACCGATCAGGCCGTCCTGGCCGCGCGCTGTGCCCTGACCGTCAAGGAGCGGTGGCCGGACAGCCTCGTGGTCCTCGCCACCGGCCTGACGCTCCGAGGCGAGGCGCTGCCCGTCGGGGAGGTGATGGACCGGGCCGGCGAGTTCCTCCGGAAGATGGAGCGGGAGCACGCCGTCGCCTCCCAGGTGGTGCTGGACACCACCACCGCGGGGCTGCTGGGCCCCCGCTTCCAGGTCGACAAGACGCCCTCCGGAGCCATCCAGCTGCGCGGCGAGCTGCTGAGCGTGGATGAGTCCCGCCCGCTGCTGGGCCGCCCCACCCCCTGCGTGGGCCGCGAGCAGGAGCTGGCCATGCTGGAGATGGCCTTCCACTCCTGCGTGGAGGACACCTCGGCGCGCGCCGTGCTGGTCACCGCGCCCCCGGGCACCGGCAAGTCCCGCCTGCGTCACGAGTTCCTCCGCCGCCTGGAGCACCGCGCGCAGCCGATGCTCGTGATGTTCGGCCGGGGCGATCCGATGAACGCGGGCTCCGCCTATGGGTTGATGGGCGAGGCGGTGCGCCGGCTGTGTGGCGTCCTCAACGGCGAGCCGCTGGAGTGCCGGCGACAGAAGCTGGCGCGGCGCGTCTCCCAGCACCTCGCCGCCGAGGAGGTGAAGGACACCGTCGAGTTCCTCGGCGAGCTGTGCGGCGTGGCCTTCCCCCTGGAGGACAGCCCCAAGCTGCGCGCGGCGCGCGAGGATCCGCGGCTGATGAGCGCCCAGGTGACACGGGCCATGGTCACCTTCCTCCGGGCCGAGTTGTCCCAGGGCCCGGTGCTGCTGGTCCTGGAGGACCTGCACTGGAGCGACAGCTTCACCGTGAAGCTGGTGGACGAGGTGCTGCGCGAGCTGACCGAGCAGCCGCTCCTGGTGCTGGCGCTGGCCCGCCCCGAGGTCCGGGAGCTGTTCCCGGGCCTCTGGTCCCAGCACCTCCAGGAGGTGACGCTGCGCGGCCTGAGCCAGAAGGCCTGCACCCGGCTCGTCCACGAGGTGCTCGGCCCCCAGGTGCGGCCGGCCGTGGTGGCTCGCCTGGTGGAGCAGGCCGCCGGCAACGCCCTCTTCCTGGAGGAGCTCATCCGCAACGAGGCCGAGGGACACGGCGAGGAGACTCCGGGCACGGTGCTCGCCATGCTCCAGTCCCGGCTCCAGCGTCTGGAGCGCGGCCCCCGGCGGGTGCTGCTGGCCGCCAGCATCTTCGGCCGCTCCTTCTGGCCCCGAGGCGTGCGGACGCTCCTGGAGGAGGAGATCTCCTCCGACGAGCTGGAGCACGGCCTGCGGAGCCTGCGAGAGCTGGAGATGGTGCAGCCCCAGGCCGGCAGCCGCTTCCCCGGAGAGACCGAGTACCGCTTCCGCCATGCGCTGGTGAGGGACGCGGCCTACGGCCTGGTGCCCGACAACCTCAAGCCCCTGGGCCACCAGCGGGCCGGGGCGTGGCTGGAGCAGGCGGGTGAGCAGGACGCGTGGGTGCTGGCGGAGCACTATCAGCTCGGGAAGAAGAAGGAGCGGGCGGTGCACTTCTTCACCCGCGCGGGCGAGCGGCTCTACGAGCAGCAGGACATCGCGGGCGCGCAGCGGTGCGTGCAGGCCGCCCTGGCGTGCGAGCCCACCGGCCCGGCGCTGGCGGAGCTGCGGGCTCTCGAGGTGATGATCAGCTTCTGGCAGGAGGACTTCGAGCACGGCTTCAGCGTGGGCACCAAGGTCCAGTCCCAGCTCCTCCGGGGCAGCGCTCCGTGGGCCCGGGTGACGGGGGCGATGATCCTCATGGGCGCCCAGTGCGGCCGGCACGCGGATGTGGCGCAGTTGGGTCAGCTCCTGCTGAGCACCAACCCCGCCCCCGAGGCCATCCCCTTCTATGTGGAGACGGCCGCCATCATGACGGCCATCAACAGCTGGTGCGGGCTGAGGGCTCCCGCCCTGCTCGTCCTGGAGCGGCTGAACGCGGTCGGGGCGGACATCCTGTCGAGGGATCCCGGCGCGCGGGGGTGGACCTGGTGCGGCAGGGCCTATCCCCGCCACTACCTGCAGCCTCACCCCTGGCAGGCCTGCATCGCCGGCGAGGAGGGGGTGAAGGCCTTCCGCGAGGTGAACTCGGAGCGCAACCGCACGGCGCCTCAGGCCATCTGGGGGATGGCGCTGGAGGCCCTCGGGGAAGGGGCTCGCGCCATCGAGGTCCTCCGGGACGCGGCGGAGACGTCCCGGCGGGCCGGCCAGACATATGCGGCGGCGGCCACGCAGATGCAGCTGCTGTACGTGCTGTCCAACAGCCCCGAGCCGACGCACCGCGAGGAGTCTCGCGAGCTGGCGCGCCGGGTGGCGGACGAGGCGAATGGCGACATGCTCCACCTGGGCATCTCCCAGCTCGCGCTGGCACGGGCAGCGGGGGCCGAGGGTCGGCACGCGGAGGCGGAGGCCCATGCCCGCAGGGCGTGCGAGCAGATCGGCGGGTTCCTGGCCTTCCAGCTCGTCGCGCGCACGTTCCTGTCGTCGACGCTGCGAGCCCAGGGGCGCATGCAGGAGGCGCGGGCGGAGGCGGCGGCAGGCGTACAGGTGCTGGAGCAGATCGGCGGCGCGGGCGCGGGCTCCGTGGGCGCGTGGCTGGCGCTGGCGGAGGCCTGCTTCGCGATGGGTGACGACACCGAAGGGAAGCGTACCCTGCGGCATGCCGTGCACTGCGTGAGACAGCGCAGCCTCGACATCCCGGAAGCCATGGCCCGCGCGCGCTTCTGGCTGTATGTCCCGGAGAATGCCCGGACCCTGGAGCTGGCGCGCCAGCGCCTCGAGCCGGACTGGGAGCTCGCCCCCCCTCCGTAG